In Nitrospirota bacterium, the genomic stretch GCGGCGACGAAGGCCTTAACTGGACTATTGCGAGGATGGCTGAGGAGAGAGGTATAGACCTGAACAAGTTTCTTGAAGAGGTGAATAAAAGGATAAAAAAAGATAAGGGGGGAGGTAACTGGAAAAAATTCTAAAATAGGTAACTCGCGATTAAGAAATAGTTAATAAGGAGGGAAAAAGTCTGTGGAAACAACAACGGTAGATACGAGTCAAAGAAAAAATCAGATATGGGCTTTTGTAATCACAGGTATCATGATCCTTATAAGCCTTATCTACTATAAGGTAAATGTATATTACATGTACCTTATAGCTTACATCTGGTTTGGATTTGCCTACGGGATGATGCTTCAGTACGGAAGATTCTGTTTTGCCTCGGCTTCAAGAGACCTTTTCGCTGCAGGTGTCCCGAGAATGGCTGTCGGTATTCTGGTAGCGCTTGTATTTTTTAGCCTTATACAAGCAACTCTTGCATCAACCAACATGAGTACCTTTCATCCAGCTCCATTTGGGATACATACATTGATATCAGGTCTCATATTCGGTGTGGGAATGGTTCTTGCCGGAGGTTGTGCCTCTGGTTCTCTGTATAAGATCGGTGAAGGGAATGGCACGTCTTTCCTGGCAGCATTTTTCGGACTTTGTATAGGACAGGCGATATTCGTTGATGTCAAATGGTTCAATTTCCTAATCCCTCAGAGCTGGGTAGTTTCAGCGGCAGCAAAAGGGCTGCCTCCCGATAAAATGACCTCATCATTTGACACATATCTTGCAGGCTATGTCTGGAACCAGCCGACCCTTCAGTTGTCTCATACAAAGGCTATATCAGAAGCCTTACCTGGTGCGCTAAAGTATTTTGTCGGCGACTCCCTTTTGAACGCGTTAATTCCTGCAGTAATTCTTCTTCTCGTTATCTATACTGTCTGGAGCAGAAAAGGCTTTATGAAGAAAAGGGCCAAAGCAAAAGGCGGAGTAACCGGTTTCAGTGATGAGATTGCAGGCATCTGGAATATGATAACTGCATCCAAGAGGACAACCATTATGGGTGTGATAATCGGCATCGTGGCAGGACTCCATATTTTTGTGATGAAGGGAATGCAGATTAAATTTGGTATTGCAAATTTCGGGGAGCTGTTAACAAGGATGGGACATGCTGCCGATACCAGCATAAAGGGTACTGTTTTTGATCCTGGATACTGGTATATAACCAGTCAGGAAGGCCAGCTTGGCGGATGGATTCTCGATAAATTAGGCTGGAATATGCGCGATAATATATTCTTTGGTATCAATAACGGTCTTCCAGACCCATGGCGTAACCCTGCTCTCTGGATGTCTTTGGGTATCGTCTTTGGAGCTAT encodes the following:
- a CDS encoding YeeE/YedE family protein, coding for METTTVDTSQRKNQIWAFVITGIMILISLIYYKVNVYYMYLIAYIWFGFAYGMMLQYGRFCFASASRDLFAAGVPRMAVGILVALVFFSLIQATLASTNMSTFHPAPFGIHTLISGLIFGVGMVLAGGCASGSLYKIGEGNGTSFLAAFFGLCIGQAIFVDVKWFNFLIPQSWVVSAAAKGLPPDKMTSSFDTYLAGYVWNQPTLQLSHTKAISEALPGALKYFVGDSLLNALIPAVILLLVIYTVWSRKGFMKKRAKAKGGVTGFSDEIAGIWNMITASKRTTIMGVIIGIVAGLHIFVMKGMQIKFGIANFGELLTRMGHAADTSIKGTVFDPGYWYITSQEGQLGGWILDKLGWNMRDNIFFGINNGLPDPWRNPALWMSLGIVFGAMVMARLNNEFKFKLPKGELIVWGLLGGILMGVGSRPALGCNIGAFFIRVAGGDPSGWLYGAGMVAGAFVGVKFFNWWSERKMAKEMEAF